From Nitrospirota bacterium, a single genomic window includes:
- a CDS encoding GNAT family N-acetyltransferase has translation MSILEHLTVRLARPDDAATIASFSAAMALETENRRLDLDRLQAGTAALLDSPERGFFMVAELEQAGRRLLLGQLMITYEWSDWRNGVFWWIQSVYVDQAWRRQSVFLRMHETVMTRAKTSSNVCGVRLYVEESNSTAQAVYRRVGLAPSSYAIFETDFILGCQKSLEDRPNEA, from the coding sequence ATGTCGATACTCGAACACCTCACGGTCCGACTCGCCAGGCCGGACGATGCAGCTACCATCGCCTCATTCAGCGCAGCCATGGCGCTGGAAACGGAAAATCGCCGCCTCGATCTCGACCGCCTCCAGGCCGGAACTGCCGCCCTCCTGGACTCTCCCGAGCGCGGCTTCTTTATGGTCGCCGAACTGGAGCAGGCAGGCCGGCGATTGCTGCTGGGGCAGTTGATGATCACCTATGAATGGAGTGATTGGCGTAACGGCGTCTTTTGGTGGATTCAGAGCGTATATGTGGACCAAGCCTGGCGTCGCCAGAGCGTTTTTCTCCGGATGCATGAAACGGTGATGACCCGCGCCAAGACCAGTTCGAACGTCTGTGGGGTCCGCCTCTACGTCGAAGAGAGTAACAGTACGGCGCAGGCCGTGTACCGTCGAGTGGGACTTGCGCCGTCATCCTATGCCATCTTTGAAACAGATTTTATTCTGGGTTGCCAGAAGAGCTTAGAGGATCGCCCGAACGAAGCCTAG